A single window of Sphaerodactylus townsendi isolate TG3544 linkage group LG03, MPM_Stown_v2.3, whole genome shotgun sequence DNA harbors:
- the OMD gene encoding osteomodulin, giving the protein MGILSPLLTLSLVFGALVLCQYDVNEFEDEFEDVLDNEYPSVFRLNPSVEFAVPYPEISAECAKECFCPPTFPRSMYCDHRNLRTIPSIPSHIQQLYLQYNEIEAVLLKSFENATALREINLGHNNIKSIMIDSGIFAKLSNLVELHLEHNLLEEIPFPLPRGLERLILGFNKISRISAQALKGLENVTMLDLCNNNLIDSEIKGKHFSSMQSLMQLNLCSNKLQYMPPELPFSLMYLALENNSISFIPNNYFQELPKLIALRMSYNNLHEVPYNVFNLTNLVELNLGHNKLQQIFYIPRSLQHIYLEDNDMEVINITLMCPSMNPLSLNHLTYIRVDQNKLTAPISTYAFFCFPHIRTIYYGEQKISSNQQTQLRTPVFRRYLTPEEYDEAEENYEDQDQEHGGRDEDYFDTYLY; this is encoded by the exons ATGGGAATCCTAAGTCCACTGTTAACTCTCTCTCTTGTCTTTGGAGCCTTGGTGTTATGTCAATATGATGTCAATGAATTTGAGGATGAATTTGAGGATGTACTGGATAATGAATATCCATCTGTTTTTCGTCTTAATCCTAGTGTAGAATTTGCTGTTCCTTACCCAGAGATATCTGCTGAGTGTGCCAAAGAATGCTTCTGCCCACCTACTTTCCCAAGGTCAATGTATTGTGATCATCGTAATCTCCGGACAATACCAAGTATCCCTTCACACATTCAACAGCTGTATCTGCAGTATAATGAAATTGAAGCTGTCCTTCTGAAATCCTTTGAAAATGCCACCGCCTTGAGAGAAATTAACCTTGGCCACAACAATATTAAGTCTATTATGATTGATAGTGGtatctttgccaaactttcaaaCTTAGTAGAACTCCACCTAGAACACAATCTGTTAGAAGAAATTCCATTTCCTCTGCCCAGAGGCTTAGAACGTCTGATCCTTGGTTTCAATAAAATATCCAGGATATCTGCACAAGCCCTGAAAGGTTTGGAAAATGTGACTATGCTTGACCTCTGTAACAACAATCTCATTGATtctgaaataaaaggaaaacacttttcAAGTATGCAAAGCCTAATGCAGCTCAACCTCTGCAGCAACAAACTACAATATATGCCTCCTGAGTTACCATTTTCACTTATGTATCTTGCCCTTGAAAATAATTCAATTTCCTTCATTCCCAATAATTATTTCCAGGAGCTTCCAAAACTTATTGCTCTAAGAATGTCATACAACAATTTGCATGAAGTTCCATATAATGTTTTCAACCTGACTAATCTTGTAGAACTCAACCTTGGGCACAATAAACTACAGCAAATATTCTATATTCCAAGAAGCCTGCAGCATATATACTTAGAAGATAATGACATGGAAG ttaTAAATATTACTTTAATGTGTCCCTCTATGAATCCACTGAGCCTCAACCATTTGACTTATATCCGAGTGGACCAAAACAAACTCACAGCACCAATAAGTACATATGCCTTCTTCTGCTTTCCTCACATACGAACTATTTATTATGGTGAACAAAAAATTAGTTCCAACCAACAAACTCAGCTGAGGACTCCAGTGTTCCGAAGATATCTGACTCCAGAAGAATATGATGAAGCAGAAGAAAACTATGAAGACCAGGATCAAGAGCACGGAGGCAGGGATGAAGACTATTTTGATACCTACTTATATTAA